Proteins encoded in a region of the Inquilinus sp. KBS0705 genome:
- the xylA gene encoding xylose isomerase — MSNIITGEKEFFKGIGAIKYEGLQSDNPLAYRWYDADKVVAGKTMRDHLRFAVAYWHSFVGSGADPFGGPTHLFPWDEKADAVERAKDKMDAAFEFITKLGLGYYCFHDVDVVDYGNDVKENDRRLHALVDYAKEKQAASGVKLLWGTANLFSHRRYMNGASTNPDFHVLAHAGAQVKAALDATIALGGENYVFWGGREGYMSLLNTNMKREQEHLAKFLHTAKDYARKNGFKGTFFIEPKPCEPTKHQYDYDAATVLGFLQKYDLINDFKLNLEVNHATLAGHTFQHELQVAADAGLLGSIDANRGDLQNGWDTDQFPNDVNEVTEYMLIILAAGGFQGGGINFDAKIRRNSTDRADLFYSHIGGMDVFARALITADNILQKSDYNKIRADRYASFDSGAGKDYENGKLTLEDLRQYAINNGEPATISGKQEYLENVINRYI, encoded by the coding sequence ATGTCGAATATCATTACAGGCGAAAAGGAATTTTTTAAAGGAATAGGGGCAATTAAATACGAGGGTTTGCAAAGCGATAACCCATTGGCGTACCGCTGGTACGATGCCGATAAGGTTGTAGCAGGCAAAACCATGCGCGACCATCTGCGTTTTGCGGTGGCTTACTGGCACTCGTTTGTGGGTAGCGGCGCCGATCCGTTTGGTGGGCCAACCCACCTTTTTCCATGGGATGAGAAAGCTGATGCTGTTGAACGTGCCAAGGATAAAATGGATGCCGCGTTTGAGTTTATCACCAAGCTGGGCTTAGGCTACTACTGCTTCCATGATGTAGATGTTGTTGATTATGGCAACGATGTTAAAGAAAACGACCGCCGTTTACATGCATTGGTTGATTATGCTAAAGAAAAGCAAGCTGCAAGCGGCGTAAAACTGCTATGGGGCACAGCCAACCTGTTTAGTCACCGCCGGTATATGAACGGCGCTTCAACCAACCCGGATTTTCATGTACTGGCACACGCCGGTGCACAGGTTAAAGCGGCTTTAGATGCTACAATTGCCCTTGGTGGCGAAAACTATGTGTTTTGGGGCGGTCGCGAGGGTTACATGTCGTTACTAAACACAAATATGAAACGCGAGCAGGAGCATTTGGCTAAATTCCTGCATACGGCTAAAGATTACGCGCGCAAAAATGGCTTTAAGGGCACATTCTTTATCGAGCCAAAACCATGCGAACCAACCAAGCACCAGTACGATTATGATGCAGCCACAGTGTTAGGCTTTTTACAAAAGTACGATCTGATAAATGACTTTAAATTAAACCTGGAGGTTAACCACGCTACTTTGGCGGGCCATACCTTCCAGCACGAGCTGCAGGTAGCTGCCGATGCCGGTTTATTAGGATCGATAGATGCTAACCGCGGCGATTTGCAAAACGGATGGGATACCGACCAGTTCCCGAATGATGTGAACGAAGTAACGGAGTATATGCTTATCATTTTAGCGGCCGGCGGCTTCCAGGGCGGTGGTATCAACTTTGATGCTAAAATACGCCGTAACTCTACTGATCGTGCTGATCTGTTCTACTCGCACATTGGTGGTATGGATGTATTTGCAAGGGCGTTAATTACTGCTGATAACATTCTGCAAAAATCAGACTATAACAAAATAAGGGCCGATAGATATGCCTCATTTGATAGCGGTGCCGGTAAAGATTATGAAAACGGCAAGTTAACACTGGAAGACCTGCGCCAATACGCTATTAACAATGGCGAGCCTGCTACCATAAGCGGTAAACAAGAGTATTTAGAAAATGTAATTAACCGTTACATATAA
- a CDS encoding bifunctional aldolase/short-chain dehydrogenase, whose translation MSANKTAFKHVSYLWDDEKAAALAGDEVGLLIYRSNLLGADLRLTNYGGGNTSCKVMDKDPLTGQQVEVMWIKGSGGDIGTLKKSGLAALYVDRLRSLKNVYRGIEFEDEMVELFNHSIFDLASKAPSIDTPLHGFLPFKHIDHLHPDAAIAIAAAKDGEKITKELFGGTIGWVGWQRPGFDLGLQLKQCLDENPGIRGIMLGSHGLFTWGDTAYQSYMNTLEVIEKCAEYLEQNYGKKGPVFGGQVLQSLNEANRKKQAAALAPVLRGFCSSKTKMVGHFTDDARVLEFTNSADLSRLAPLGTSCPDHFLRTKISPLVLDLKTDEDLIDVDAIKAKLQPAFEAYRQMYTDYYNNCKHPNSPAIRDANPVVILYPGVGMFTFAKDKQTARVAAEFYINAINVMKGAEAISAYTSLPRQEAFDIEYWLLEEAKLQRMPKPKPLSGQIALITGSAGGIGKAIAKKFVAEGAVVVLNDMNADRLAGAADEFKGLYGKDAYTTAQMDVTSSEQIKAAMDTAALAFGGVDIVVNNAGLSISKAIGDTTEKDWDLLYDVLVKGQFFVTQAATTVMKKQGIGGDVINIVSKNALVSGPNNAGYGSAKAAQLHLSRLNAAELGADRIRVNVVNPDAVISDSNIWAGGWAEGRAKAYGITVEELPAYYAKRTLLNETILPDDIANACFAFVGGLLNKSTGNVLNVDGGVAMAFVR comes from the coding sequence ATGTCTGCCAATAAAACAGCTTTTAAACACGTAAGTTATCTTTGGGATGATGAAAAAGCGGCGGCTTTAGCCGGCGACGAAGTAGGATTATTAATATACCGGTCTAACCTGTTAGGTGCCGATCTACGGCTTACCAACTATGGCGGTGGTAACACATCCTGCAAAGTAATGGATAAAGACCCGCTTACCGGCCAGCAGGTAGAGGTGATGTGGATAAAAGGCTCGGGCGGTGATATAGGCACCTTAAAAAAGAGCGGCCTGGCAGCATTGTATGTAGATCGTTTACGTAGCCTGAAAAATGTTTACCGGGGTATTGAATTTGAAGATGAGATGGTAGAGTTGTTTAACCACAGCATATTCGACCTGGCATCAAAAGCACCATCTATTGATACACCCTTGCATGGCTTTTTACCCTTTAAACATATAGACCACCTGCACCCCGACGCAGCAATTGCCATAGCGGCGGCAAAGGATGGCGAAAAAATAACAAAAGAACTTTTTGGCGGCACTATTGGCTGGGTAGGCTGGCAAAGGCCGGGCTTTGACCTTGGCTTGCAATTGAAGCAATGCCTTGACGAAAACCCCGGCATCCGCGGAATTATGCTTGGCTCGCATGGCTTATTTACCTGGGGCGATACCGCTTACCAAAGCTATATGAACACGCTGGAAGTAATTGAAAAATGCGCGGAATATTTAGAACAGAACTATGGCAAAAAAGGCCCTGTATTTGGCGGGCAGGTATTGCAAAGCCTTAATGAAGCTAACCGAAAAAAACAAGCGGCGGCTTTAGCACCTGTGCTACGTGGTTTCTGCTCGTCCAAAACAAAAATGGTAGGGCATTTTACAGATGATGCCAGAGTGCTGGAGTTTACCAATTCCGCTGATCTAAGCCGCTTGGCACCATTGGGTACCAGCTGCCCCGATCACTTTTTAAGGACAAAGATAAGTCCGCTGGTATTGGATCTGAAAACCGATGAGGACCTTATCGATGTAGACGCTATTAAAGCTAAACTGCAACCCGCATTTGAGGCCTACCGCCAAATGTATACCGATTATTATAACAACTGTAAACACCCCAACAGCCCCGCCATACGCGATGCTAACCCGGTGGTGATATTATACCCAGGGGTAGGTATGTTCACCTTTGCTAAAGATAAACAAACAGCCCGTGTAGCCGCCGAATTTTATATCAACGCCATCAATGTAATGAAAGGCGCCGAGGCCATATCAGCATACACCTCTTTACCTCGTCAGGAAGCCTTTGATATAGAATATTGGTTACTCGAAGAAGCTAAATTGCAACGCATGCCGAAGCCAAAACCACTATCGGGGCAAATTGCGCTGATTACAGGCAGTGCCGGAGGGATTGGTAAAGCCATAGCTAAAAAGTTTGTAGCAGAGGGTGCCGTTGTGGTACTGAACGACATGAATGCCGACCGCCTTGCCGGTGCCGCAGATGAATTTAAAGGGCTGTACGGCAAAGATGCTTACACTACCGCGCAAATGGACGTAACCAGCAGCGAGCAAATAAAAGCGGCTATGGACACCGCTGCGCTTGCCTTTGGTGGCGTAGATATTGTGGTGAACAATGCAGGGCTATCCATATCAAAAGCTATTGGCGATACCACCGAAAAAGATTGGGACCTGCTATATGATGTGTTGGTGAAAGGCCAGTTTTTTGTAACACAGGCTGCTACCACAGTAATGAAAAAGCAGGGCATTGGCGGCGATGTGATAAATATTGTGAGCAAAAACGCGTTGGTTAGCGGGCCAAATAATGCGGGCTATGGCAGCGCTAAGGCGGCACAACTGCACCTAAGCAGGCTAAACGCTGCCGAACTGGGTGCCGACCGTATACGTGTAAACGTAGTAAATCCTGATGCGGTGATCAGTGATAGTAATATTTGGGCCGGTGGCTGGGCAGAGGGAAGGGCAAAGGCTTATGGCATTACAGTAGAAGAGTTGCCTGCTTACTATGCCAAACGAACGCTTTTAAACGAAACCATACTGCCCGATGATATTGCCAACGCGTGCTTTGCCTTTGTAGGCGGTTTGCTCAACAAATCAACCGGCAATGTGCTTAATGTGGATGGCGGCGTAGCTATGGCATTTGTACGCTAA
- a CDS encoding polysaccharide deacetylase family protein, with product MKTLACCILSCIITISCFAQKLDYTIAPWLNNKKAAVSLTFDDGIKGQYLVALPLLNQYGYKGTFFMTVKIINDQHISWGLVRKAALDGHEIANHALTHPHFTGLPLDSIAYECAQSNQLFNQYIPSQKVITHAYPFGDGGGNTAGDRAIRRAVSPYFIAARVTRNKPYAYNPYDFAKTNDDYYNINSLMITDSASFVDFGKNTDETIAAGGYLCVTYHGVADGWIITPADVFKKHLDELKKREADLWIAPFKNVMQYHKERNSARLTAVITTKKSWKLSLTDTLGNQQNWDQPLPLTLIQVPEG from the coding sequence ATGAAAACCCTTGCCTGCTGCATATTATCCTGTATCATCACTATAAGCTGTTTTGCCCAAAAGCTTGATTATACGATAGCGCCCTGGTTAAATAATAAAAAGGCGGCCGTATCATTAACTTTTGATGATGGCATAAAGGGGCAGTACCTGGTAGCATTACCCTTGCTAAACCAATATGGCTATAAAGGCACTTTTTTTATGACCGTAAAGATCATCAACGACCAGCACATCAGTTGGGGTCTGGTACGCAAAGCAGCTTTAGATGGGCACGAAATAGCTAACCATGCACTAACACATCCGCATTTTACAGGCTTGCCTTTAGATTCTATCGCTTACGAATGTGCGCAATCAAATCAATTGTTTAACCAGTATATCCCATCACAAAAGGTAATTACGCACGCTTACCCCTTTGGCGACGGCGGAGGGAATACGGCAGGCGACCGTGCTATACGTAGGGCAGTCAGTCCGTATTTTATAGCTGCCAGGGTCACACGCAACAAACCTTACGCGTATAACCCCTACGATTTTGCTAAAACCAACGACGACTATTACAATATTAACAGCCTGATGATAACCGATTCGGCCAGTTTTGTTGATTTTGGTAAAAATACCGATGAGACCATTGCCGCAGGCGGTTATTTGTGCGTTACCTACCATGGCGTAGCCGATGGATGGATAATTACACCGGCCGATGTATTTAAAAAGCACCTGGATGAGCTAAAGAAGAGGGAAGCCGACCTATGGATAGCGCCGTTTAAAAATGTAATGCAGTACCATAAAGAACGCAACAGCGCGCGCCTCACGGCAGTAATAACAACTAAAAAAAGCTGGAAATTATCGCTTACCGATACACTCGGTAACCAGCAAAATTGGGATCAGCCTTTACCATTAACCTTAATACAGGTGCCCGAAGGGTAA
- a CDS encoding sugar isomerase — protein sequence MQIDKYKIEELNQQQLAAHQRKFEYVAEDVEDITGVLKKLAAFNVAIPSWALGTGGTRFGRFSGGGEPRSLEEKLEDVGLIHALNRSSNSISLHIPWDIPDNAPAIRALATELGLHFDAVNSNTFQDQKEQQHSYKFGSLHHVDKAVRQQAVEHNIQVVKYGVELGSKALSVWLSDGSNFPGQLNFRQAFQNTLQSLQQVYAALPDDWKIWIEYKPYEPNFYSTTIGDWGQSYLLASKLGPKASTLVDLGHHLQGTNIEQIVSILLMEGKLAGFHFNDSKYGDDDLTVGSINPYQLFLIFNELVEGMDARGMNHATDIGWMIDASHNVKDPIEDLLQSVQAIKIAYAQALLVDKKALLTAQQNNDVALAQEILQAAYRTDVRPLIAQASLLSGGAIDPIGTYRQLNVRQGLIKERGFKTVATGL from the coding sequence ATGCAGATAGATAAATATAAAATAGAAGAACTTAACCAGCAGCAATTAGCCGCTCATCAGCGCAAGTTTGAGTACGTGGCCGAAGATGTTGAGGATATTACCGGTGTTTTAAAAAAACTCGCTGCTTTTAATGTGGCTATACCCAGTTGGGCCTTAGGTACCGGTGGTACCCGCTTTGGCCGCTTTAGCGGCGGCGGCGAACCTCGCAGTTTAGAGGAAAAGCTGGAAGATGTAGGCCTTATCCACGCGCTTAACCGTTCCAGCAATTCTATATCGCTGCACATACCATGGGATATACCTGATAATGCGCCGGCAATAAGGGCACTGGCGACCGAGCTGGGCCTGCATTTTGATGCGGTGAACTCCAATACCTTTCAGGATCAAAAGGAGCAGCAGCATAGCTATAAATTCGGCTCGTTGCATCATGTGGATAAAGCGGTAAGGCAGCAAGCGGTAGAGCACAATATACAAGTAGTAAAATACGGTGTCGAGCTTGGCTCAAAGGCATTATCGGTTTGGTTGTCCGATGGATCTAACTTTCCAGGGCAGCTTAACTTTAGGCAGGCTTTTCAAAATACTTTGCAAAGTTTGCAGCAGGTGTATGCCGCCCTGCCTGATGATTGGAAGATATGGATAGAGTACAAACCATACGAACCTAACTTTTACTCCACCACTATAGGCGACTGGGGGCAATCGTACCTGCTTGCCAGTAAATTAGGCCCAAAAGCCAGTACACTGGTCGATCTGGGGCACCACTTGCAGGGCACCAATATCGAGCAGATCGTATCTATCCTACTAATGGAAGGCAAGCTGGCCGGTTTCCATTTTAACGACTCAAAATACGGCGATGATGACCTTACTGTGGGCAGTATCAACCCATACCAGCTGTTTTTAATATTTAACGAATTGGTTGAAGGCATGGATGCTCGTGGCATGAACCACGCTACAGATATCGGCTGGATGATAGATGCCAGCCATAATGTTAAAGACCCCATTGAAGACCTCTTACAGTCGGTACAAGCCATTAAAATAGCTTACGCGCAGGCTTTATTGGTTGATAAAAAAGCGTTGCTTACAGCGCAGCAAAACAACGATGTGGCTCTTGCCCAGGAGATTTTACAGGCAGCCTACCGTACCGATGTTCGCCCGCTTATTGCACAGGCAAGTTTGTTGTCGGGCGGGGCTATAGACCCAATAGGCACTTACCGGCAACTAAACGTAAGGCAGGGACTGATAAAAGAACGCGGCTTTAAAACCGTTGCTACCGGGCTTTAA
- a CDS encoding serine/threonine protein kinase: MSKVFTITEGLENLGALKTGGQGSVYKGRRMGPIYSAIKLIPTPVQSESDEDKNYRSFKNEVTKLQKVNEDPSPNVVKIFSWGVTESGSFPFIEMEYIEGPDLCDLLHPPHVKIFEIKEVIRLAEQLANALAHCHKVGVKHGDVKSNNVKYNQYTGNYVLLDFGLAIMTEEQRRTSIRHAGAIEFMAPEQHEGKMLLQTDVYSYGVILYELLTGEVPFPLQGKGDAGRNAVMVAHMETEVPDVLPARKAMLPDSWSDDKKAMEMQVPAWLLQIIAKCLEKKPEHRFDSGIELYDAVLNGSLRSETLDQKGGLSKAALRNENERLHAELLKYQQAEIATPEQVNDEGRVSLSKPYYYTLIVMILLFMGFSVYATFFKNQGKGAPAITDSLANKKDTTVADTPTRYDAGLQNEKPAVDSAKIKRDSIAAAKKLIPEPLPDSADTQADTTKAN; this comes from the coding sequence ATGAGCAAAGTATTTACAATTACCGAAGGCCTTGAAAACCTGGGGGCATTAAAAACCGGCGGACAAGGATCAGTTTATAAAGGCAGGCGCATGGGGCCTATATACAGCGCCATAAAATTGATACCTACCCCGGTACAAAGCGAAAGCGACGAAGATAAAAATTACCGCAGTTTTAAAAACGAGGTAACCAAATTGCAAAAGGTAAACGAAGACCCAAGCCCCAACGTAGTTAAAATATTTAGCTGGGGTGTTACCGAAAGCGGATCGTTCCCATTTATTGAGATGGAGTATATTGAAGGCCCCGACCTTTGCGACCTGCTGCACCCGCCGCATGTAAAAATATTCGAAATTAAGGAGGTGATACGCCTGGCCGAGCAATTGGCCAACGCGCTTGCCCATTGCCATAAGGTAGGGGTAAAGCATGGCGATGTTAAAAGCAACAACGTAAAATACAACCAATATACAGGCAACTATGTATTGCTTGATTTTGGCCTGGCTATAATGACCGAAGAGCAGCGCCGCACAAGCATACGCCATGCCGGCGCTATAGAGTTTATGGCGCCCGAGCAGCACGAAGGCAAAATGCTGCTGCAAACAGATGTGTATAGCTATGGCGTTATATTATATGAATTATTAACCGGCGAGGTGCCTTTCCCATTACAGGGTAAAGGCGATGCAGGGCGCAACGCCGTAATGGTAGCGCATATGGAAACCGAGGTGCCCGATGTACTGCCCGCCCGTAAAGCCATGTTGCCCGATAGCTGGTCTGATGATAAGAAAGCGATGGAAATGCAGGTGCCTGCCTGGTTGCTGCAAATTATAGCCAAATGTTTAGAAAAAAAACCCGAGCATAGGTTTGACAGCGGTATTGAGCTTTATGATGCCGTATTAAACGGCAGTTTACGGTCCGAAACGTTAGATCAAAAAGGAGGGCTAAGCAAAGCCGCCCTGCGTAACGAGAACGAACGCCTTCATGCCGAATTATTAAAATATCAGCAAGCCGAGATAGCCACACCGGAGCAGGTAAATGATGAAGGCCGGGTGAGCCTGTCTAAGCCTTATTATTACACGCTTATAGTGATGATATTGCTGTTTATGGGTTTTTCGGTATATGCTACCTTTTTTAAAAACCAGGGTAAAGGCGCGCCGGCTATAACCGACTCGTTGGCAAACAAAAAAGATACGACGGTGGCCGATACCCCTACAAGGTATGATGCAGGCTTGCAGAATGAAAAGCCGGCGGTAGACTCGGCTAAGATAAAAAGGGATAGTATAGCCGCGGCTAAAAAACTGATACCCGAGCCATTACCGGATAGCGCCGACACGCAAGCAGATACAACAAAGGCTAATTAA
- a CDS encoding carbohydrate kinase has translation MSKKPVVAIFDAGKTNKKLFLFDEQYRIVFERTARFAEITDEDGFACENVDALKLAVLDALHEVGALDEFEVKAINFSAYGASFVYVDEKGEPVTPLYNYLKPYPPQLQKQFYDTYGGELEFAHATASPVLDSLNSGMQLYRLKYEKPDEFNRIKYALHLPQYLSYVVTGKAVTDITSIGCHTNLWDFTKNDYHHWVKAEGVLPKLPVITPVSQVYKAQKGIKGCATGIGMHDSSAALMPYLVNFNEPFMLLSTGTWCISLNPFNQQPLTTADLAADCLNYIQYNGKSVKASRLFTGYEHEQQAKRIAVQFGQSPATYRNMAYNASLMKNLPKIDKDKEFESIDLAIYKSGEQAYHGLIQHLVKKQYQSSMLVIADTGIKRIFVDGGFSKNKVFMNLLAAAFPGIEVYAASMAQASALGAALVIHDTWNKQSLPNDLIKLKYYSSKRLVKL, from the coding sequence ATGAGCAAAAAACCGGTAGTTGCCATTTTTGATGCAGGTAAAACCAATAAAAAGCTTTTTCTTTTTGATGAGCAGTACCGCATTGTGTTTGAACGCACCGCGCGCTTTGCCGAAATAACGGATGAGGACGGCTTTGCCTGCGAAAATGTTGACGCGCTAAAATTAGCGGTTTTAGATGCCCTGCACGAAGTAGGGGCCTTGGATGAGTTTGAGGTAAAGGCCATCAATTTTTCGGCATACGGGGCCAGCTTTGTTTATGTGGATGAAAAGGGCGAACCTGTAACGCCTTTATATAATTACCTTAAACCTTACCCGCCACAGTTGCAAAAGCAATTTTATGATACCTACGGCGGCGAGTTAGAATTTGCGCACGCTACGGCATCGCCGGTATTGGATAGCCTTAATTCGGGCATGCAATTGTATCGTTTAAAATATGAAAAACCGGATGAATTTAACCGGATTAAATACGCCCTGCATTTGCCGCAATACTTAAGCTACGTTGTAACCGGCAAGGCGGTAACCGATATTACCAGCATTGGCTGCCATACCAACCTTTGGGATTTTACAAAAAACGATTATCACCATTGGGTAAAGGCTGAAGGGGTGCTACCCAAGCTGCCGGTTATTACGCCAGTAAGCCAGGTTTATAAAGCGCAAAAAGGTATTAAGGGCTGTGCCACAGGTATAGGTATGCACGATAGTTCGGCAGCGCTGATGCCTTACCTAGTTAATTTTAACGAACCTTTTATGCTGCTGTCTACCGGTACCTGGTGCATCAGCTTAAATCCATTTAACCAGCAACCGCTTACCACAGCCGATCTGGCTGCCGATTGTTTAAATTATATACAATACAACGGCAAGTCGGTAAAGGCATCGAGGCTGTTTACCGGTTACGAGCACGAGCAGCAGGCCAAAAGAATTGCAGTTCAGTTTGGCCAGTCGCCGGCTACCTACCGCAATATGGCATACAATGCCTCGTTGATGAAGAACTTGCCCAAGATAGACAAGGATAAGGAGTTTGAGTCTATCGATCTGGCTATATATAAAAGCGGCGAACAGGCGTATCACGGTTTGATACAACACCTGGTAAAAAAGCAATACCAGTCTTCAATGCTGGTGATAGCCGATACGGGTATAAAAAGGATATTTGTTGATGGGGGCTTTAGCAAAAATAAAGTATTTATGAATCTTCTGGCAGCGGCATTCCCGGGTATTGAGGTTTATGCGGCGTCTATGGCGCAGGCATCGGCACTTGGCGCGGCCTTGGTTATACACGATACCTGGAACAAACAATCCCTGCCTAACGATCTCATCAAGTTAAAATATTACTCCTCAAAACGCCTGGTTAAATTATAA
- the rhaT gene encoding L-rhamnose/proton symporter RhaT — MEIIFGVIFHFIGGFASGSFYIPYKKVKGWAWESFWIVGGLFSWLIVPPVAAWLTIPHFADIIKTTNGQILALTYFFGLLWGIGGLTYGLGVRYLGVSLGSTIILGLCAVFGSIIPSVYYNFFPKAGKDTFSMLLHSHWGQMVLLGIVICVIGIIICGKAGTLKEQDLAKNRTAEADNKDYRFGLGIFVAIVSGVLSACFNFGIEAGKVMADTANETWKAAHPGQGNFLFQNNVTYIVILWGGLTTNFIWCMILNARNKTFGNYTDKQKPLLKNYLFCALAGTTWFLQFFFYGMGESKMGNGASSWILHMAFIILIANTWGLLLNEWKGVSKKAKYTVIAGIATIILSVLVVGYGNSIK; from the coding sequence ATGGAAATTATTTTTGGCGTTATCTTCCACTTTATTGGTGGCTTTGCTTCGGGCAGTTTTTATATTCCCTATAAAAAAGTAAAGGGCTGGGCCTGGGAAAGTTTTTGGATTGTAGGCGGCTTATTTTCGTGGCTTATTGTACCACCGGTGGCGGCCTGGCTAACCATTCCGCACTTTGCCGATATCATAAAAACCACCAACGGGCAAATATTGGCGCTAACTTACTTTTTTGGGTTGCTATGGGGGATTGGCGGCCTAACCTATGGGCTTGGCGTAAGGTACCTGGGTGTATCATTAGGCAGTACCATTATATTGGGCTTGTGCGCTGTTTTTGGTTCTATCATCCCATCGGTGTATTATAACTTTTTCCCTAAGGCGGGTAAAGATACCTTTAGCATGCTGCTGCACAGCCATTGGGGGCAAATGGTGTTGCTGGGTATTGTTATTTGTGTAATTGGCATTATTATTTGTGGTAAGGCGGGCACACTTAAAGAGCAGGACCTGGCCAAAAACCGCACAGCTGAAGCAGATAATAAAGATTATCGTTTTGGCTTGGGCATATTTGTAGCCATCGTATCGGGCGTATTAAGCGCTTGCTTCAATTTCGGTATCGAAGCCGGTAAAGTAATGGCCGATACAGCCAACGAAACCTGGAAAGCTGCTCATCCGGGGCAGGGGAATTTCCTGTTTCAAAACAACGTAACCTATATTGTTATTTTATGGGGAGGTTTAACCACCAATTTTATATGGTGCATGATTTTAAATGCCCGTAATAAAACATTTGGCAACTATACCGATAAGCAGAAGCCATTATTAAAAAACTACTTATTTTGTGCACTTGCAGGTACAACCTGGTTTTTACAGTTCTTTTTTTACGGCATGGGCGAAAGCAAAATGGGTAATGGGGCCAGTTCGTGGATACTGCACATGGCCTTTATTATACTAATTGCCAACACCTGGGGTTTATTATTAAACGAATGGAAAGGCGTGAGCAAAAAAGCAAAGTACACGGTTATTGCCGGTATAGCTACCATTATACTATCGGTATTGGTGGTAGGCTACGGCAACTCAATTAAATAA
- a CDS encoding serine/threonine-protein phosphatase: MAENFYGVTDPGKVRDNNEDTFLAKKVSNGLVLAAVIDGVGGYNGGEVAAAIARDVVAAQLANINGDIIQAMIDTFKLANKNIVDKKAEDRELESMACVATMAMVDVPNNQFYYAHVGDTRLYLLRDGSLVKISKDHSFVGFLEDSGRITETAAMNHPKRNEINKALGFTTQIDTDESFIETGQSPFLPGDMLLLCSDGLTDMVDKNQILSIITGEGTLKDKATTLIDAANANGGRDNVTAVLVKNDKDPAKPIAAVPATAETRKKPQEDNVMATAPRESKSQSKEEETTPMAQNKTNGLTIILGILCLVFLATSVWLYMSSHKGTATPQTADTTAQKLRNQQEVKLQDAIDEMKGDTLVLSDTVFKQPILLTDTLHIDQDSLYVKVKGNITLKRDTTYHGPALAIGSASKHIVLDNLKFEDFDVAIHVTNSALGLVNTQFENCKISIQKNVSFYQKKSVNYYFEETNILKDSIAKPTKKANGTR, translated from the coding sequence ATGGCTGAAAACTTTTACGGAGTAACCGACCCCGGTAAAGTGCGGGATAATAACGAGGATACCTTTTTGGCAAAAAAGGTAAGTAACGGCCTTGTGCTTGCCGCCGTTATTGATGGGGTAGGCGGCTACAATGGCGGCGAAGTGGCTGCTGCCATAGCCCGCGATGTAGTGGCCGCCCAGCTAGCAAACATCAACGGCGACATTATACAAGCGATGATAGACACGTTTAAGCTCGCCAATAAAAATATAGTCGACAAAAAAGCGGAAGACCGCGAACTGGAAAGCATGGCCTGCGTAGCCACCATGGCTATGGTTGATGTACCCAACAACCAGTTTTACTATGCCCATGTGGGCGATACCCGCCTGTACCTGCTGCGCGATGGTTCGCTGGTAAAAATATCCAAAGATCACTCGTTTGTAGGTTTTTTAGAAGATAGCGGCCGCATTACCGAAACCGCAGCCATGAACCACCCCAAGCGTAACGAGATAAACAAGGCGCTTGGCTTTACCACCCAGATTGATACCGACGAAAGTTTTATAGAAACCGGACAGTCGCCGTTTTTACCCGGCGATATGCTGCTGCTATGCAGCGATGGTTTAACGGATATGGTTGATAAGAACCAGATATTATCTATCATCACAGGCGAGGGTACCCTAAAAGATAAGGCAACCACGCTGATAGATGCTGCAAACGCCAACGGCGGCAGGGACAATGTTACCGCTGTATTGGTGAAAAACGATAAGGACCCCGCCAAGCCAATAGCAGCAGTACCCGCTACTGCCGAAACAAGGAAAAAGCCGCAGGAAGATAACGTTATGGCTACGGCCCCCCGGGAAAGCAAATCACAATCGAAAGAAGAAGAAACTACGCCTATGGCACAAAATAAAACTAATGGCCTTACCATTATACTGGGTATACTATGCCTGGTGTTTTTGGCTACCTCGGTTTGGCTGTATATGAGCAGCCACAAAGGCACGGCAACCCCTCAAACGGCCGATACTACCGCCCAAAAGCTGCGCAACCAGCAGGAAGTAAAACTGCAGGATGCCATAGACGAGATGAAGGGCGATACGTTGGTACTAAGTGACACGGTATTTAAACAACCCATTCTGCTAACCGATACCCTGCACATCGATCAGGATAGTTTGTATGTAAAGGTGAAAGGCAATATCACCTTAAAAAGAGATACCACATACCATGGCCCGGCGCTGGCCATTGGCAGCGCCAGCAAACACATCGTTTTAGACAATTTGAAGTTTGAAGATTTTGACGTGGCGATACATGTAACCAACTCGGCACTGGGTTTAGTGAACACCCAATTTGAAAATTGTAAGATATCGATACAAAAAAATGTTTCTTTTTATCAAAAAAAATCAGTAAATTACTATTTTGAGGAGACGAATATTTTAAAAGATTCCATAGCTAAACCAACAAAAAAAGCAAATGGAACCCGCTAA